From the genome of Bos indicus x Bos taurus breed Angus x Brahman F1 hybrid chromosome 14, Bos_hybrid_MaternalHap_v2.0, whole genome shotgun sequence, one region includes:
- the EFCAB1 gene encoding EF-hand calcium-binding domain-containing protein 1 codes for MNRKKLQKLTDSLTKNCKHFSKFEVKCLINLFYNLVGEVTERQGVIIGLDRNAFRNILHMTFGMTDDMIMDRVFRGFDKDNDGCISVTEWVYGLSVFLRGTLEEKMKYCFEVFDLNGDSFISKEEMFHMLKNSLLKQPSEEDPDEGIKDLVEITLKKMDHDHDGKLSFADYEQAVREETLLLEAFGPCLPDPKSQSEFEAQVFKDPNEFNEV; via the exons ATGAACCGCAAGAAGCTGCAGAAGCTGACGGACTCCTTAACTAAAAATTGCAAGCATT TTAGTAAATTTGAAGTGAAATGCCTTATCAACCTCTTCTATAACCTGGTGGGAGAAGTGACGGAGCGGCAGGGCGTGATCATCGGGCTGGACCGCAACGCCTTTCGGAACATCCTGCATATGACGTTTGGGATGACGGATGACATGATCATGGACAGGG ttttccGAGGGTTTGATAAAGACAACGATGGTTGCATAAGTGTAACAGAGTGGGTTTATGGACTATCAGTGTTTCTTCGAGGAACtttggaagaaaaaatgaaat attgctTTGAAGTGTTTGACTTAAACGGGGACAGCTTCATCTCCAAGGAGGAGATGTTCCACATGCTGAAGAACAGCCTCCTGAAGCAGCCGTCTGAGGAAGACCCTGATGAAGGCATCAAGGACTTGGTGGAGATCACACTGAAGAAAATG GACCATGATCACGATGGGAAGCTGTCTTTCGCGGACTATGAACAGGCCGTGAGGGAGGAGACCCTTCTACTGGAAGCATTTGGGCCATGTCTCCCTGACCCAAAG agcCAGAGTGAATTTGAAGCCCAAGTATTCAAAGATCCAAATGAATTCAATGAGGTGTGA